CAGGAGGTGTTATAAGAAACAATAGCAAGAATCGGCAAGAACCTTAGAAACTTCATAGTCAATACTTTTAATTTAAAAGGATAGGTTCAATCCAAAATTGATGATCTTGGTAGTAGGTATCACTGTCATATTGTAGTTGTAAGTACCTCCCACAATATTGTTTTCAGGATCTACTCCATAAAAATTTGTCCACGTAAGCAGGTTTTGACCACTCACAAGTATAGTAAGACCAGTTAACCGTAACCTGTCTATAATACGCTTGGGAAAAGAGTAGGCAAGCTGTATATTCCTGAGCTTTATATAAGAAGCATCCTGTAAGAAAAAGTCATTGACATTTTCATTAGGATTAGGATCCAGACCAGGACGCATGGCAGGCCAGGTAGGATTAACATTAGTCTTTGTCCACCTTCCAAGCATGGGAGCATAATACTGGTTCAAACCACCACCATAGAATATAAGATCAGAACTCACATTGGTAACAGCATTCACCAGGGCCGACAACTGAAAACCTTTATATCCCACCTGCATATTTAATCCGGCATTATATTCAGGTATATTAGGATTCCCTATACGCATACGGTCAAGACTGGTGATCTGTCCGTCACCGTTCAGATCGGCAAATTTGAAATCACCCGGAATAGATTTCACACTCGTGATATTATTAACAGGGCTCTTATCTATTTCAGCCTGGTCCTGGAAAAAACCTAGTACATGATAACCATAATAAGTTCCAATAGGAGCACCTGTTTGCTTCAGGTTAGGCAGGGTTCCCGGAGCTTCATCTATCACCCTTCTTTCATTACGTGCAAAGCTCATGTTAGCAGTAACAGAATAAGACACCTGGTGTTCCCTGTTCTGGTAAGTAACAGATAATTCATAACCACGGTTATAATTCACACCGTAATTGGTATTGGGAACGGTAGCACCATAAGTAGCAAAGCTGGTATTGTTCCGGCTGATAAGTATATCGGAACGTTTGTCATCGAACACATCAGCAGTAACAGCAAGTTTGCCATTGAAGAAAGAAAGATCAAGTCCGATATTTCTTTTAAGGGATACTTCAAAACTTACATAAGGGTTACCATATTGAGTCTGGGTATAAGTGGGTGCATCAAACTTACTGGTAGGAATACCAAATGGCATTGAAGTTCCTGCACCAAACCTGTCCTGGTAATAGAAACGGCCGGTACCAGGACTGGGAATACCTACCCTGCCTATAGAAGCTCTCACCTTCAGCAGGTTTATCCAGTAATATTTACGCATGAACTTTTCGTTGGCAAGATTATAACCAACAGACAGAGAGGGAAAGAAACCATAGCGATAACCTTTGGCATAGTTCTCTGAACCATTATAAGTAGCGCTGCCCGTTAAAAAATAACGTCCGCCATAATTATATGTTGCCTGAGACACCACCCCCTGGTTGGCAAAAGGCCCGGCAGCATCAAGCGCTGCCTGTAATTCACGCTGACCAATTACGTTAGCACTGATATTATGCTCACCAAACGAACGTGCATAGTTGATAAAAAGCTGAACATTGGTTTTCGTATAGCCTGTACGGGTATATTCAGGATTTCCCAGGTAATCGTTATAGCTGGTAGAATAAGGAGAAAGCTGTTTGGTGGTTCTGTCCAGGTTAAAATATCCTATACTTCCCCGCTGTATCTTACCGGTATTGAAGCTGGCGTCATAACCAAACTGAGCCTTTACCGACAATCCCTTTGTAACAAAGTCGAGCTTTTGATTCAGGGTAAAAACACTTTCACCAACATTGTTATCGGTAAAAGCATAACCACCCCAGGTAAGATAAGCATAAGGGTTGGCAGTATTTACCCCTAACAGCGGCATGTTTACAATATGATTATAAGTGTTGTCAAGCGCCTGAACCTGCGGATCATTGGAATTGGTATACTCCGGGAAATAAGGCAGCCCCCACGAAGCAATCTTCAAGGCCCTGCCTATAAGCCCCTCTATACCATTACCAACTACACCGGCAGGATCGTTATATTGACTCATACCGGCAGGACTGTAACGGTGTTCATTACGCCCCGAAAGGTTTGCCTCGAAAGTAGTAGTGTTCGTGAGCTCAAAACTTAAACGGGCTCTGAAATTATAACGCTTGTAACTTGGAGTGGTAGCAAACTTTAGCGGCGTCTCAAACTTCTTGAAATTACCATCCTCAAACTGGTGCCCGAACGAAGTAAAATACTTCACCTTACGGGTACCGCCGGATACAGTCAGGTTCTGCTGGTTCTGTGTCCACCTTTTACGGGTAAGCACCTCATACCAGATGACGTCAGGATATAAAAGAGGATCTCCTGTTTTATCTTTAAACAATTGCAGTTCTTCATTTGTGAAACTACGCGCAGCCCCCACGTTATCCTGCCCTTCAGAATAAAGCATAGCACTCTCATAAGCCGGCAGTATGTCAGGACGGGAAGTAGGGCTCAAAATACCGACGTTATTACTGAAAGTAACTTTAGGCGTCCCTTCTTTTCCTTTCTTGGTTGTAATAACAAATACGCCGTTCGCCCCTTTCAAACCATACAAGGCAGTAGATGCCGCATCTTTCAGAATATTGATGCTTTCAATTTCATTAGGATCTATATCACCAAAGGTGGTCCTCTCCACACCATCAACAATGATAAGAGCATTGGCGTTCGATGAAACCCTGCCACGGATATACAACGCAGCAGTGTTAAAGCCCGGGCGACCCTGCCCCTGTTGCACTACCAGGCCAGGCACATTACCCGCAAGCGCCTGCGTAACATTCGTAACAGGCGCCTTAAGCAACTCCTTGCCCGATACAGTTGTAATGGCGGCAGTAACATCCGCACGCTTCTGCGAAGTATACCCGTTCACTACAACTTCCGTAAGCGAAAACTGCTGCTCCTGCATCACTATATTGATCTGGGTTCTGCCATCTACAGCAACTTCCTGGTCCGCAAATCCTACCGATGAAAAAATAAGAACAGCATTATTATCACGAACTCTGATGGTGTATATGCCCGAAGTATTGGTAGCAACTGCCGTATTCCCGTTTTTGATCTGAACAGATACACCATTCATAGCTTCCCCTTTGGCATCAGTGACCTTACCAGTGATCACAACATCTTTCATGGGTTGCATATATCCCGACAAAGCCGCTCCCTGCAACGACCGCTCTCCGGTAACGATACCGGCTTCTGCCGGTTCATAGGAACGCCGGCCCGCAGGCAAAGGACGAACGATAACGGTATTGTTCTCTATAATGTAAGTAAGCGGCTGATCTTTAAAGCAGGCGTCAAGTACTTCATTAAGCGTAGCGCCACGCATCGAAATATTAACCGGCCTCGCTTTCGACAACTGATCACTATCGTACAAAAAACTGATACCGCTTTTCTTTCGTAACTCCTTGAATACATCTTCGAGTAACGCGCCTTTCATCGAGATGTTGATCTTCTGGGCATATGGAGAAGCCGCCACCTGCAAAAAGATCGTAGTAAGCAATATGATCATTATTTTCATAACCATAGGCTTTTTAGACAGGGCAAAAGACCCCATATGGCATAGCAATGCACTAACTGTTTTAAACATTAGTTGAGGTTATTTAAAAAAATTCTGAAAATAAGAGACAAGCAATTCCTGGCGGCAGTCGTTACCTGCCGGCAAATAGTTCACGGGGATTAAAAATTGAAGTGTATATTAAATTATGGCATAACAATGATTTTTCTTCCTTCCATTTTAAAATGCACAGACCCTGTCAGCTCAAGAGCCCGCAACACAAGAGATACATCATTAAAACGTGATACAGTACCACCAAAGTTTTTATTTCTGAAGTCATCAGCAAATTCTACATCTACATCATACCAGCGCGAAATTCGTTTCATGATAGAATGTATATCCTCATTATTAAAAACAAAGAACCCATTCTTCCAGGCCACCACCTCATCCAGGTCTACACGCTCTACATCAAAATCAGCACTGCTCGCACTTACAATCCCCTGCTCGCCCGGCTTCAGCAATACTTCGCTCTTTTTACTGGTAAGCTTAACAGAACCTTCCAGCAAGGTCGTCTTCACGTGCTTTTCGTCGTTATAGGCATTAATATTGAAATGAGTTCCCAACACATGAACCGTAGTACCCTTTACCTGTACTTTAAAAGGACTCTTGCTGTTACGCGCTACCTCAAAATAAGCTTCACCCGACAGCTCTACCGTTCTCTCCTTTGCCGGAAACGCGGCAGGATATTTCAATACAGAAGCAGCATTGAGCCACACCTTGGTTCCATCGGAAAGTATTACCTGGTATTGACCGCCACGTGGCGTGGTAATACTGTTATAGGCCTGTGCCAAAGCAGCCGTTGTTTTTCCCGCGTCATCCACCATACGGTATACGATCACGCCATCCTTAAGCTTCCTTACCTGAACGCCGTTTAGTACAGTTATATCGCCATTGCCTGCATCATTAAGATCCACAATAGCGCCATTTGCCATAGTAAGATAAGCCTTGTCTCCTCCCGGAGCTATAGGCTGTACACTATCAGTTCTGTTAATAGCAACTGGCTGCCGTCTTAATTCAGGTTGTTTTCCTTTCATCCAAAGAGCTGCCGAAACTGTAACTACTATAACAGCTGCCGCCGCAGACCATATCACACTCCTCCTGATAATAGAACTACGCTTAACAGCCACTTCCTGTCGCTCCGCCCTGATATGTGCGTCCAGCCTCTGTTTAATACTGCCATAGATCTCCTGTTCATTACCAAGGGAACGTTCCCATTCTGCATCAGGAAGCGTTATATCATCCTTAAACGATTCCAGCAGCCCGATTTCTTCAGGCGTGC
The Filimonas effusa genome window above contains:
- a CDS encoding TonB-dependent receptor, which produces MKIMIILLTTIFLQVAASPYAQKINISMKGALLEDVFKELRKKSGISFLYDSDQLSKARPVNISMRGATLNEVLDACFKDQPLTYIIENNTVIVRPLPAGRRSYEPAEAGIVTGERSLQGAALSGYMQPMKDVVITGKVTDAKGEAMNGVSVQIKNGNTAVATNTSGIYTIRVRDNNAVLIFSSVGFADQEVAVDGRTQINIVMQEQQFSLTEVVVNGYTSQKRADVTAAITTVSGKELLKAPVTNVTQALAGNVPGLVVQQGQGRPGFNTAALYIRGRVSSNANALIIVDGVERTTFGDIDPNEIESINILKDAASTALYGLKGANGVFVITTKKGKEGTPKVTFSNNVGILSPTSRPDILPAYESAMLYSEGQDNVGAARSFTNEELQLFKDKTGDPLLYPDVIWYEVLTRKRWTQNQQNLTVSGGTRKVKYFTSFGHQFEDGNFKKFETPLKFATTPSYKRYNFRARLSFELTNTTTFEANLSGRNEHRYSPAGMSQYNDPAGVVGNGIEGLIGRALKIASWGLPYFPEYTNSNDPQVQALDNTYNHIVNMPLLGVNTANPYAYLTWGGYAFTDNNVGESVFTLNQKLDFVTKGLSVKAQFGYDASFNTGKIQRGSIGYFNLDRTTKQLSPYSTSYNDYLGNPEYTRTGYTKTNVQLFINYARSFGEHNISANVIGQRELQAALDAAGPFANQGVVSQATYNYGGRYFLTGSATYNGSENYAKGYRYGFFPSLSVGYNLANEKFMRKYYWINLLKVRASIGRVGIPSPGTGRFYYQDRFGAGTSMPFGIPTSKFDAPTYTQTQYGNPYVSFEVSLKRNIGLDLSFFNGKLAVTADVFDDKRSDILISRNNTSFATYGATVPNTNYGVNYNRGYELSVTYQNREHQVSYSVTANMSFARNERRVIDEAPGTLPNLKQTGAPIGTYYGYHVLGFFQDQAEIDKSPVNNITSVKSIPGDFKFADLNGDGQITSLDRMRIGNPNIPEYNAGLNMQVGYKGFQLSALVNAVTNVSSDLIFYGGGLNQYYAPMLGRWTKTNVNPTWPAMRPGLDPNPNENVNDFFLQDASYIKLRNIQLAYSFPKRIIDRLRLTGLTILVSGQNLLTWTNFYGVDPENNIVGGTYNYNMTVIPTTKIINFGLNLSF
- a CDS encoding FecR family protein, with the translated sequence MITKEEYLILFRKYQQGECTPEEIGLLESFKDDITLPDAEWERSLGNEQEIYGSIKQRLDAHIRAERQEVAVKRSSIIRRSVIWSAAAAVIVVTVSAALWMKGKQPELRRQPVAINRTDSVQPIAPGGDKAYLTMANGAIVDLNDAGNGDITVLNGVQVRKLKDGVIVYRMVDDAGKTTAALAQAYNSITTPRGGQYQVILSDGTKVWLNAASVLKYPAAFPAKERTVELSGEAYFEVARNSKSPFKVQVKGTTVHVLGTHFNINAYNDEKHVKTTLLEGSVKLTSKKSEVLLKPGEQGIVSASSADFDVERVDLDEVVAWKNGFFVFNNEDIHSIMKRISRWYDVDVEFADDFRNKNFGGTVSRFNDVSLVLRALELTGSVHFKMEGRKIIVMP